AAGAAGATTATCTGGAGTCTCTGTCCTTTTCGGAGCCTTGTTCTGGGTCTTTCTTGCTGTCACTGCTGTTGAGGGCGGGTCCCTTCTCCAGGAAAAGGCGTCCCTGAAAGGGCACAGCGACATCATCAGGGCAGTGGCCTTTTCCCCGGATAGCAAGCGCCTGATTACCGGAAGCTATGATAAGACCGTACGGATCTGGGATCTGGCGACGGGGCGGGTGATCTTCCTGATGAAGCACCCGAACCTGGTGCGCGCGGTGGCCGTCTCTCCGGATGGAAAGACCGTGGCCTCGGGGAACTATAACAGGACGGCGGACCTATGGGATCTGGAGACGGGGAAGCGGAAGGCGGTCCTGGGGCATCCAAAGCGGGTTCGCGCGGTGGCTTTTTCTCCGGACGGTTTGCTCTTGGCCTCAGGGAGTTCGGATAAAAAAGTCCGGCTATGGTTTGTCCGGACCGGGAGAGAGCAGAAGGTTTTGCTTGGGCACGAAAAAGCCGTCAACGCGGTGGCCTTTTCCCCGGATGGCAGGATCCTGGCCTCCGGAAGTACGGATCAGACCATCCGCTTATGGAATGTGGCGACCGGAAAGGTGATGGCTGTTTTGACCGGGCACAAAAATCTGGTGCTGTCTCTCGCCTTTTCCCCGGATGGAAAAACCCTGGTGTCGGGTGGCGCGGATGAGACCGTCCGTCTTTGGGACCTTGAAACCGGTAAAGAAAAGAGCCGCCTTGAAAAAGGGCACGCCCTGTATGTTGCCGCTGTGGCGTTCTCCCCGGACGGAAAAATGCTGGCCTCCGGCGGAGGGGACAGAACCGTTCGGCTTTATGCCCTCTCTTCC
The nucleotide sequence above comes from Candidatus Manganitrophaceae bacterium. Encoded proteins:
- a CDS encoding WD40 repeat domain-containing protein; the encoded protein is MTTLKKRRLSGVSVLFGALFWVFLAVTAVEGGSLLQEKASLKGHSDIIRAVAFSPDSKRLITGSYDKTVRIWDLATGRVIFLMKHPNLVRAVAVSPDGKTVASGNYNRTADLWDLETGKRKAVLGHPKRVRAVAFSPDGLLLASGSSDKKVRLWFVRTGREQKVLLGHEKAVNAVAFSPDGRILASGSTDQTIRLWNVATGKVMAVLTGHKNLVLSLAFSPDGKTLVSGGADETVRLWDLETGKEKSRLEKGHALYVAAVAFSPDGKMLASGGGDRTVRLYALSSPLPKLLD